The sequence below is a genomic window from bacterium.
CGTCGAGGACGACGTTGCGCGTCTCGATGCCGATCCTCCCGCTCCCCGCGATGGCGTCCCTCGCGTTGACGCAGAGATTCGCCATGATCTGGTCGACCTGCGTCGGGTCCATGTGGACGCGCCACAGCCCGGGCCCCGGGTCGAATGCGACCTCGATCTCCTCGCCGATGAGCCGGCGCACCATCTTGAGCATCCCGTCGATCGTCGCGTTCAGATCCAGCACCCGCGGGGCGCCGGTCTGCTTGCGCGCGAACATCAGCAGCTGGCGCGTCAGCTCCGCCGACCGCTCGGCCGCCCTCTGGATGTCGCAGAGCCTGTCCCGCAGGCTTCCGCCCGCCGGCGCCTGGAGCAACGCCAGGTGGACGCACCCCGTGATCGTCTGCAGCATGTTGTTGAAGTCGTGGGCGACCCCGCCGGCGAGCCTGCCGACGGACTCGAGCTTCTGCGCCTGCCGCAGCTGCGACTCGAGCAGCGCGCGCTGCTCCTCCTCCCGCTTGCGCGCGGTCATGTCCCGGGTCAGCCCGAGGACCGCCTCGACCTCGCCGGCGGCGTTGCGCAGCGGCACCGCCCGCGTCTCCATCCACCGGCGCGTGCCCTTGAGCCCGGTCATCGCGAACTCGAGCGAGCCGCTCCCGCCCGCGAGGACCTGCTCGGTCAGCGCCGCGAACGCCGCGCGGTGCTCGGGAACGACGAGGGACTGCGCCGGCTTCCCGAGGACGTCCTCCAGCCGCTCGGCCTCGAGCATCGCGAGCCCCGCCGGGTTCATGTAGGTCAGGAACCCGCCGGGCCCGAGGGTCTTCACGCACTCCGGCTCGTTCTCGATGATCGAGCGGGTGAAGCCCAGGTTCCGCACCAGCGCGCGCTCGGCCGTCTCGCGCTCGACGATGCGCTTGCGGACGAACGGCGCACCGGCGAGCAGCCCCACGACCCCGATCGCCCAGACCAGGCCGAAGTGCCTGACCTCGGCGACGAGGTGCTCGCGCGTCACGCCCGCGAAGGCCGACATCGGGATCGCGACGCTCAGCCCGCCGCGCAGATCCCCCACGCGGTAGCCCTGGGCGGCATGGCACTTGAGGCAGGGCGGGTCGACGCGCAGCGGCTGCATCAGCCGGTAGCACGGCTCTCCGTCGAGCTCCGTGATCTCCCCGAACTCGGTCGCGCCCTGCTCGAAGGCCGCGAGCGCCTTCCGCTCCCAGGCGTCGGGAGCGTTTTCCCCCCGCAGGGGCCTGGTGCTGGTGATGTGGGCCCAGATCCCCCGGGACCGCCCCATCTCGTTGACCTGCCGGGTCATGTACGCCGGGTTCACGAGCGTCAGCTTCTTTCCCGACGGGGTGACCAGGTCCCGCTCCGTGACGGACGCCAGCAGGGGGTTCGGCGGCGTTGTCTCGTCGGAGGGGACGTAGACCCCGCCGTGGCCCGCCACCCACTGACGGTACAGGACGTCCTTCTGCATCCCCTCGGCGGCCTCGATCCGGGCGAGGTGCGCGATGTTCTGCCGGGCCTCGCGAAGGTGGTATCCGAGCGAGCCGGCGCTGATGACAGTCCAGCCGAGGATGACGAGGGCGACCACGCGGTTGAATTCCGCGACGCTCGATGGGCGCAGAGCGCCCCCGCTCGGATCAGGAAGCCGCTCCAGCATCCCCCCTCCCCAGATCGTGCCCACTTTCACATTCTGACCAATTGGCGCGGTCAGCGCAACAGCCGGCGCGGGCCGGCCGGCGTTTCGATCCCCTCGCGGATGACCAGCCGCTCGCCGGCGCGCACGCCGTCGCGGTGCACGCGCGGGTCGACGCGCCCGCCGCCGCGCCG
It includes:
- a CDS encoding ATP-binding protein, translated to MGTIWGGGMLERLPDPSGGALRPSSVAEFNRVVALVILGWTVISAGSLGYHLREARQNIAHLARIEAAEGMQKDVLYRQWVAGHGGVYVPSDETTPPNPLLASVTERDLVTPSGKKLTLVNPAYMTRQVNEMGRSRGIWAHITSTRPLRGENAPDAWERKALAAFEQGATEFGEITELDGEPCYRLMQPLRVDPPCLKCHAAQGYRVGDLRGGLSVAIPMSAFAGVTREHLVAEVRHFGLVWAIGVVGLLAGAPFVRKRIVERETAERALVRNLGFTRSIIENEPECVKTLGPGGFLTYMNPAGLAMLEAERLEDVLGKPAQSLVVPEHRAAFAALTEQVLAGGSGSLEFAMTGLKGTRRWMETRAVPLRNAAGEVEAVLGLTRDMTARKREEEQRALLESQLRQAQKLESVGRLAGGVAHDFNNMLQTITGCVHLALLQAPAGGSLRDRLCDIQRAAERSAELTRQLLMFARKQTGAPRVLDLNATIDGMLKMVRRLIGEEIEVAFDPGPGLWRVHMDPTQVDQIMANLCVNARDAIAGSGRIGIETRNVVLDEAFCGARAGCAPGDYVLLRVSDDGCGMTSEALAHVFEPFFTTKAVGEGTGLGLSIVYGIVTQSGGIVDVTSEPGRGAVFSIYLPRSKAPDAGAPATAAGGRLAGGTETVLLAEDEASVRVVVAELLRTLGYTVLDAASPEEAVRLAETHAGEIHLLVTDMVMPGMDGLALAERIAGIRPRARRLFISGYAAGAFDARPRWTGTETLLKKPFGLAEFAAKVREVLG